In Silene latifolia isolate original U9 population chromosome X, ASM4854445v1, whole genome shotgun sequence, the following proteins share a genomic window:
- the LOC141619265 gene encoding sister chromatid cohesion 1 protein 4 isoform X2, translating to MFYSQFILAKKGPLGTIWIAAHLERKLRKNQVADTDIGVSVDSILCPDVPIALRLSSHLLLGVVRIYSRKVNYLFDDCSDALLKVKQAFRSTAVDLPPEQSKAPYHSITLPETFDLDDFELPDNEIFQGNDRHVSTREQITLQDTMDGVAFQTSQFGLDERFGDGDASQIGLDLDEDLFLEKGDAAGTSDALNNTGADQSSAKEATSFKDDEHSERASDLALNASTNYFNIQAPSTPGLMEEPNLPSPQEALASDDHMDEDQNISELAAKEVSGTASSQVEPSYVHSLGLNSDGNLHQLDEQENEHVMSETSLPPNEAVETTPVGDAQPFKSIEHIDETHDVDSSGNKLEYIPLLNEAVMAVDSQSVRRDYDQDEADLNMGGNVILAEVHDQDTCVDVGKADRNGSYIPDSGIHSENMNFVVAEEVFSAEENETVTLNDGYQCQKSDQPCQNLENFNISENNGIEKLSVFSTQVLKPCNSHHHNICEVEELADVSRLSAETDGFCSMGLTSAPDNNNFTEISAVVQGTDSMMPTSKVDWMAHEGSDAITSTLDRPLDSDRLRDDYFATQNNSKASDFSAPEKLLSMPSPAVGQPDNLAECTPGVEVVARDGDCIEAVEGDGDASFETSLSGKKRSYTESTLTMQSLNSAASSNADQSKQSVELVPKDDDLLSSILGGRSTAFKLKPTPPVSDRLPAKRQRSSVRPSALKRKVLLDDSMVLHGDMIREQLTNTEDIRRVRKKAPCTRLEVWVLQKQFLEDGVFSEPLFTGLLPEFRCMHSQPRDLSGIIIVQDGGSKGTIESDPSSRLMYAAVETESMMPSGAVDKGKQEHEVDALQKELETFDNEVAKQMSKPDVSGKKVEMEICDQAGGEGNQLVASTAEPTSLVTLVPEVACTLNNLKDNAEVDVPYINEIAEVVVSEDIDASRPPINQDNQTEFTWKDVSTMEKVSESGREDQKVDINVNEKSIDESLLEKVSVDTDAVMEDVQGTCSSAIQDIPVAGALNLEGEGSPKADKIIEEFHLGECRLENEEEVNVSDIRHDDCCPMPNNFLEEDVKIDHSRILENDLSSHEIQLSGKEDLQFLETDPTLMTDPATVPSEFINPADISDFGTEVIEHDTDFLNVDDDNVDEDYEDDTINPEEKRMLDNSGWSSRTRAVANYLQVLFEKETQHAKMVIPLESLLVGKTRKEASRMFFETLVLKTKDYIDAKQDDSFCDIKIKPTGKLLKSEF from the exons ATGTTTTATTCACAGTTTATATTGGCTAAAAAGGGGCCTTTGGGAACTATATGGATTGCAGCGCATTTAGAGAGGAAGCTGAGGAAGAATCAAGTTGCCGATACCGATATTGGTGTTTCTGTTG ATTCTATCTTATGTCCAGATGTCCCGATTGCTCTTCGTTTGTCAAGCCATTTATTGCTTGGGGTGGTTAGGATATATTCGAGGAAGGTCAATTACTTATTTGATGATTGCAGTGATGCTTTGCTCAAAGTCAAGCAAGCTTTTCGCTCCACAGCAGTTGACTTGCCACCTGAACAGTCTAAAGCACCATATCATTCAATTACATTACCGGAGACTTTTGATCTCGATGATTTTGAGCTACCGGATAATGAGATATTTCAGGG AAACGATCGTCATGTTAGTACCAGGGAGCAAATTACGTTGCAGGACACTATGGATGGTGTGGCTTTTCAAACATCACAATTTGGGCTTGATG AGCGTTTTGGTGATGGTGATGCATCTCAGATCGGTTTGGATCTTGATGAG GACCTGTTTTTGGAGAAGGGAGATGCTGCAGGAACTAGTGATGCTTTAAACAATACCGG AGCGGATCAGTCCTCTGCCAAGGAAGCTACATCTTTCAAAGATGATGAACATAGTGAGAGAGCTTCTGATCTTGCACTAAATGCATCCACCAATTACTTCAATATCCAG GCACCCTCCACCCCCGGACTGATGGAAGAGCCAAATTTGCCTAGTCCTCAAGAAGCACTAGCCAGCGATGATCATATGGACGAGGACCAAAACATATCTGAATTGGCAGCAAAAGAAGTGTCCGGAACTGCATCCAGTCAAGTGGAGCCTTCTTATGTGCATAGTCTTGGGCTCAATTCCGATGGGAATCTCCACCAGTTGGATGAGCAGGAAAATGAACATGTGATGTCAGAAACATCTTTACCTCCAAATGAGGCCGTTGAAACTACCCCAGTTGGTGATGCCCAGCCATTTAAGTCGATTGAGCACATCGACGAAACACATGATGTGGATAGTTCAGGAAATAAACTGGAATATATTCCCCTCCTAAATGAAGCAGTTATGGCTGTTGATAGCCAATCCGTTAGAAGAGACTATGATCAGGATGAGGCCGACTTAAATATGGGTGGGAATGTTATTCTGGCTGAAGTCCATGATCAAGATACCTGTGTAGATGTTGGAAAAGCTGATCGTAATGGCTCGTATATTCCTGACTCTGGTATTCACTCAGAAAATATGAATTTTGTAGTTGCTGAAGAAGTTTTTAGCGCTGAAGAAAATGAAACAGTAACGCTGAATGATGGTTATCAATGTCAGAAATCAGATCAACCCTGTCAGAACCTAGAAAATTTTAATATATCAGAAAATAACGGAATTGAGAAACTGTCAGTTTTCAGTACTCAAGTGCTTAAACCATGCAATTCGCATCACCACAATATTTGTGAAGTGGAAGAATTGGCTGATGTCTCTAGGCTTTCAGCTGAAACTGATGGGTTCTGTTCAATGGGCTTAACTTCTGCGCCGGATAATAATAATTTTACTGAGATTTCAGCAGTTGTTCAAG GAACAGATTCAATGATGCCAACCTCGAAGGTAGATTGGATGGCTCATGAAGGCTCTGATGCTATTACGAGTACTTTGGACAGGCCTTTAGACAGCGATCGCTTGCGAGATGATTATTTTGCGACACAAAATAACTCGAAAGCTTCTGATTTCTCTGCGCCTGAGAAGTTGCTCTCAATGCCTAGTCCAGCTGTTGGTCAACCTGATAATCTTGCTGAGTGTACTCCTGGTGTAGAGGTTGTTGCAAGAGATGGTGATTGTATAGAGGCCGTAGAAGGAGATGGGGATGCTAGTTTTGAAACCTCATTATCTGGAAAGAAAAGAAGTTACACTGAAAGCACCCTGACTATGCAGAGTCTAAATTCAGCAGCGTCTTCTAATGCTGATCAGTCTAAACAATCTGTGGAACTTGTTCCCAAAGATGATGACCTTTTGTCGTCAATTTTAG GTGGGAGGTCTACCGCATTTAAATTGAAGCCTACTCCTCCAGTTTCTGATCGTTTACCTGCCAAGCGCCAGCGGAGTTCTGTACGCCCTAGTGCTCTGAAGCGCAAAGTGCTTCTGGACGATTCTATGGTATTGCATGGCGA CATGATAAGAGAACAGCTAACAAACACTGAAGACATTCGCCGTGTGCGAAAGAAGGCTCCGTGTACGCGGCTTGAGGTTTGGGTGCTTCAAAAACAATTCCTGGAGGATGGGGTTTTCAGTGAACCTTTATTTACAG GCCTGCTCCCAGAATTCAGATGTATGCATAGTCAACCACGTGATTTGAGTGGAATTATAATTGTTCAAGATGGTGGAAGCAAGGGTACAATTGAGAGCGACCCCTCTTCAAGGTTGATGTATGCAGCAGTCGAAACTGAATCTATGATGCCTTCTGGTGCTGTCGACAAGGGGAAGCAAGAGCATGAGGTTGATGCCCTCCAGAAGGAACTGGAGACGTTTGATAATGAGGTTGCGAAACAGATGTCTAAGCCTGATGTTTCAGGGAAAAAAGTTGAAATGGAAATTTGTGATCAAGCTGGTGGTGAAGGAAATCAACTGGTAGCTTCAACTGCTGAGCCGACATCTTTAGTGACTCTTGTTCCGGAAGTTGCTTGTACTTTGAATAACTTAAAAGACAACGCTGAAGTTGATGTACCTTACATAAATGAGATTGCTGAAGTAGTAGTGTCTGAGGACATTGATGCATCTCGTCCGCCAATCAATCAGGATAATCAAACGGAATTCACTTGGAAAGATGTTTCAACAATGGAAAAGGTATCTGAATCAGGTAGAGAAGACCAGAAAGTAGATATTAATGTTAACGAAAAATCAATTGACGAAAGTTTATTGGAGAAGGTCTCGGTCGACACAGATGCAGTTATGGAGGATGTACAGGGTACTTGTTCTTCCGCAATTCAAGATATCCCAGTTGCTGGTGCTCTAAATTTGGAAGGCGAGGGTTCTCCAAAAGCAGACAAGATCATCGAGGAATTTCATTTGGGTGAATGCAGACTTGAAAATGAGGAAGAAGTTAATGTCTCCGATATAAGACACGATGACTGCTGCCCTATGCCAAATAATTTTCTTGAAGAGGACGTGAAGATAGATCATTCACGTATACTAGAGAATGATTTGAGCTCTCACGAAATTCAATTGAGTGGGAAGGAAGATCTACAGTTTTTGGAAACAGATCCCACGCTCATGACTGATCCTGCGACCGTTCCTAGTGAATTCATTAATCCTGCAGACATTTCT GACTTTGGGACGGAGGTGATAGAGCATGATACAG ATTTTCTGAATGTCGATGACGACAATGTTGacgaagattatgaggatgatacaATCAATCCTGAAGAGAAGCGTATGCTAGACAACAGTGGCTGGTCATCCCGTACAAG AGCTGTTGCCAACTATCTTCAAGTCTTGTTTGAAAAAGAGACTCAGCATGCCAAGATGGTAATCCCCTTGGAGAGCCTATTAGTTGGAAAAACTCGTAAAGAAGCATCCAGAATGTTTTTCGAGACATTG GTTTTGAAAACAAAGGATTATATCGATGCAAAACAGGACGACTCATTCTGTGATATCAAAATAAAGCCTACAGGAAAGCTTTTGAAGTCAGAATTCTGA
- the LOC141619265 gene encoding sister chromatid cohesion 1 protein 4 isoform X1: MFYSQFILAKKGPLGTIWIAAHLERKLRKNQVADTDIGVSVDSILCPDVPIALRLSSHLLLGVVRIYSRKVNYLFDDCSDALLKVKQAFRSTAVDLPPEQSKAPYHSITLPETFDLDDFELPDNEIFQGNDRHVSTREQITLQDTMDGVAFQTSQFGLDERFGDGDASQIGLDLDEDLFLEKGDAAGTSDALNNTGADQSSAKEATSFKDDEHSERASDLALNASTNYFNIQAPSTPGLMEEPNLPSPQEALASDDHMDEDQNISELAAKEVSGTASSQVEPSYVHSLGLNSDGNLHQLDEQENEHVMSETSLPPNEAVETTPVGDAQPFKSIEHIDETHDVDSSGNKLEYIPLLNEAVMAVDSQSVRRDYDQDEADLNMGGNVILAEVHDQDTCVDVGKADRNGSYIPDSGIHSENMNFVVAEEVFSAEENETVTLNDGYQCQKSDQPCQNLENFNISENNGIEKLSVFSTQVLKPCNSHHHNICEVEELADVSRLSAETDGFCSMGLTSAPDNNNFTEISAVVQVGTDSMMPTSKVDWMAHEGSDAITSTLDRPLDSDRLRDDYFATQNNSKASDFSAPEKLLSMPSPAVGQPDNLAECTPGVEVVARDGDCIEAVEGDGDASFETSLSGKKRSYTESTLTMQSLNSAASSNADQSKQSVELVPKDDDLLSSILGGRSTAFKLKPTPPVSDRLPAKRQRSSVRPSALKRKVLLDDSMVLHGDMIREQLTNTEDIRRVRKKAPCTRLEVWVLQKQFLEDGVFSEPLFTGLLPEFRCMHSQPRDLSGIIIVQDGGSKGTIESDPSSRLMYAAVETESMMPSGAVDKGKQEHEVDALQKELETFDNEVAKQMSKPDVSGKKVEMEICDQAGGEGNQLVASTAEPTSLVTLVPEVACTLNNLKDNAEVDVPYINEIAEVVVSEDIDASRPPINQDNQTEFTWKDVSTMEKVSESGREDQKVDINVNEKSIDESLLEKVSVDTDAVMEDVQGTCSSAIQDIPVAGALNLEGEGSPKADKIIEEFHLGECRLENEEEVNVSDIRHDDCCPMPNNFLEEDVKIDHSRILENDLSSHEIQLSGKEDLQFLETDPTLMTDPATVPSEFINPADISDFGTEVIEHDTDFLNVDDDNVDEDYEDDTINPEEKRMLDNSGWSSRTRAVANYLQVLFEKETQHAKMVIPLESLLVGKTRKEASRMFFETLVLKTKDYIDAKQDDSFCDIKIKPTGKLLKSEF, translated from the exons ATGTTTTATTCACAGTTTATATTGGCTAAAAAGGGGCCTTTGGGAACTATATGGATTGCAGCGCATTTAGAGAGGAAGCTGAGGAAGAATCAAGTTGCCGATACCGATATTGGTGTTTCTGTTG ATTCTATCTTATGTCCAGATGTCCCGATTGCTCTTCGTTTGTCAAGCCATTTATTGCTTGGGGTGGTTAGGATATATTCGAGGAAGGTCAATTACTTATTTGATGATTGCAGTGATGCTTTGCTCAAAGTCAAGCAAGCTTTTCGCTCCACAGCAGTTGACTTGCCACCTGAACAGTCTAAAGCACCATATCATTCAATTACATTACCGGAGACTTTTGATCTCGATGATTTTGAGCTACCGGATAATGAGATATTTCAGGG AAACGATCGTCATGTTAGTACCAGGGAGCAAATTACGTTGCAGGACACTATGGATGGTGTGGCTTTTCAAACATCACAATTTGGGCTTGATG AGCGTTTTGGTGATGGTGATGCATCTCAGATCGGTTTGGATCTTGATGAG GACCTGTTTTTGGAGAAGGGAGATGCTGCAGGAACTAGTGATGCTTTAAACAATACCGG AGCGGATCAGTCCTCTGCCAAGGAAGCTACATCTTTCAAAGATGATGAACATAGTGAGAGAGCTTCTGATCTTGCACTAAATGCATCCACCAATTACTTCAATATCCAG GCACCCTCCACCCCCGGACTGATGGAAGAGCCAAATTTGCCTAGTCCTCAAGAAGCACTAGCCAGCGATGATCATATGGACGAGGACCAAAACATATCTGAATTGGCAGCAAAAGAAGTGTCCGGAACTGCATCCAGTCAAGTGGAGCCTTCTTATGTGCATAGTCTTGGGCTCAATTCCGATGGGAATCTCCACCAGTTGGATGAGCAGGAAAATGAACATGTGATGTCAGAAACATCTTTACCTCCAAATGAGGCCGTTGAAACTACCCCAGTTGGTGATGCCCAGCCATTTAAGTCGATTGAGCACATCGACGAAACACATGATGTGGATAGTTCAGGAAATAAACTGGAATATATTCCCCTCCTAAATGAAGCAGTTATGGCTGTTGATAGCCAATCCGTTAGAAGAGACTATGATCAGGATGAGGCCGACTTAAATATGGGTGGGAATGTTATTCTGGCTGAAGTCCATGATCAAGATACCTGTGTAGATGTTGGAAAAGCTGATCGTAATGGCTCGTATATTCCTGACTCTGGTATTCACTCAGAAAATATGAATTTTGTAGTTGCTGAAGAAGTTTTTAGCGCTGAAGAAAATGAAACAGTAACGCTGAATGATGGTTATCAATGTCAGAAATCAGATCAACCCTGTCAGAACCTAGAAAATTTTAATATATCAGAAAATAACGGAATTGAGAAACTGTCAGTTTTCAGTACTCAAGTGCTTAAACCATGCAATTCGCATCACCACAATATTTGTGAAGTGGAAGAATTGGCTGATGTCTCTAGGCTTTCAGCTGAAACTGATGGGTTCTGTTCAATGGGCTTAACTTCTGCGCCGGATAATAATAATTTTACTGAGATTTCAGCAGTTGTTCAAG TAGGAACAGATTCAATGATGCCAACCTCGAAGGTAGATTGGATGGCTCATGAAGGCTCTGATGCTATTACGAGTACTTTGGACAGGCCTTTAGACAGCGATCGCTTGCGAGATGATTATTTTGCGACACAAAATAACTCGAAAGCTTCTGATTTCTCTGCGCCTGAGAAGTTGCTCTCAATGCCTAGTCCAGCTGTTGGTCAACCTGATAATCTTGCTGAGTGTACTCCTGGTGTAGAGGTTGTTGCAAGAGATGGTGATTGTATAGAGGCCGTAGAAGGAGATGGGGATGCTAGTTTTGAAACCTCATTATCTGGAAAGAAAAGAAGTTACACTGAAAGCACCCTGACTATGCAGAGTCTAAATTCAGCAGCGTCTTCTAATGCTGATCAGTCTAAACAATCTGTGGAACTTGTTCCCAAAGATGATGACCTTTTGTCGTCAATTTTAG GTGGGAGGTCTACCGCATTTAAATTGAAGCCTACTCCTCCAGTTTCTGATCGTTTACCTGCCAAGCGCCAGCGGAGTTCTGTACGCCCTAGTGCTCTGAAGCGCAAAGTGCTTCTGGACGATTCTATGGTATTGCATGGCGA CATGATAAGAGAACAGCTAACAAACACTGAAGACATTCGCCGTGTGCGAAAGAAGGCTCCGTGTACGCGGCTTGAGGTTTGGGTGCTTCAAAAACAATTCCTGGAGGATGGGGTTTTCAGTGAACCTTTATTTACAG GCCTGCTCCCAGAATTCAGATGTATGCATAGTCAACCACGTGATTTGAGTGGAATTATAATTGTTCAAGATGGTGGAAGCAAGGGTACAATTGAGAGCGACCCCTCTTCAAGGTTGATGTATGCAGCAGTCGAAACTGAATCTATGATGCCTTCTGGTGCTGTCGACAAGGGGAAGCAAGAGCATGAGGTTGATGCCCTCCAGAAGGAACTGGAGACGTTTGATAATGAGGTTGCGAAACAGATGTCTAAGCCTGATGTTTCAGGGAAAAAAGTTGAAATGGAAATTTGTGATCAAGCTGGTGGTGAAGGAAATCAACTGGTAGCTTCAACTGCTGAGCCGACATCTTTAGTGACTCTTGTTCCGGAAGTTGCTTGTACTTTGAATAACTTAAAAGACAACGCTGAAGTTGATGTACCTTACATAAATGAGATTGCTGAAGTAGTAGTGTCTGAGGACATTGATGCATCTCGTCCGCCAATCAATCAGGATAATCAAACGGAATTCACTTGGAAAGATGTTTCAACAATGGAAAAGGTATCTGAATCAGGTAGAGAAGACCAGAAAGTAGATATTAATGTTAACGAAAAATCAATTGACGAAAGTTTATTGGAGAAGGTCTCGGTCGACACAGATGCAGTTATGGAGGATGTACAGGGTACTTGTTCTTCCGCAATTCAAGATATCCCAGTTGCTGGTGCTCTAAATTTGGAAGGCGAGGGTTCTCCAAAAGCAGACAAGATCATCGAGGAATTTCATTTGGGTGAATGCAGACTTGAAAATGAGGAAGAAGTTAATGTCTCCGATATAAGACACGATGACTGCTGCCCTATGCCAAATAATTTTCTTGAAGAGGACGTGAAGATAGATCATTCACGTATACTAGAGAATGATTTGAGCTCTCACGAAATTCAATTGAGTGGGAAGGAAGATCTACAGTTTTTGGAAACAGATCCCACGCTCATGACTGATCCTGCGACCGTTCCTAGTGAATTCATTAATCCTGCAGACATTTCT GACTTTGGGACGGAGGTGATAGAGCATGATACAG ATTTTCTGAATGTCGATGACGACAATGTTGacgaagattatgaggatgatacaATCAATCCTGAAGAGAAGCGTATGCTAGACAACAGTGGCTGGTCATCCCGTACAAG AGCTGTTGCCAACTATCTTCAAGTCTTGTTTGAAAAAGAGACTCAGCATGCCAAGATGGTAATCCCCTTGGAGAGCCTATTAGTTGGAAAAACTCGTAAAGAAGCATCCAGAATGTTTTTCGAGACATTG GTTTTGAAAACAAAGGATTATATCGATGCAAAACAGGACGACTCATTCTGTGATATCAAAATAAAGCCTACAGGAAAGCTTTTGAAGTCAGAATTCTGA
- the LOC141619265 gene encoding sister chromatid cohesion 1 protein 4 isoform X3 produces MFYSQFILAKKGPLGTIWIAAHLERKLRKNQVADTDIGVSVDSILCPDVPIALRLSSHLLLGVVRIYSRKVNYLFDDCSDALLKVKQAFRSTAVDLPPEQSKAPYHSITLPETFDLDDFELPDNEIFQGNDRHVSTREQITLQDTMDGVAFQTSQFGLDERFGDGDASQIGLDLDEDLFLEKGDAAGTSDALNNTGADQSSAKEATSFKDDEHSERASDLALNASTNYFNIQAPSTPGLMEEPNLPSPQEALASDDHMDEDQNISELAAKEVSGTASSQVEPSYVHSLGLNSDGNLHQLDEQENEHVMSETSLPPNEAVETTPVGDAQPFKSIEHIDETHDVDSSGNKLEYIPLLNEAVMAVDSQSVRRDYDQDEADLNMGGNVILAEVHDQDTCVDVGKADRNGSYIPDSGIHSENMNFVVAEEVFSAEENETVTLNDGYQCQKSDQPCQNLENFNISENNGIEKLSVFSTQVLKPCNSHHHNICEVEELADVSRLSAETDGFCSMGLTSAPDNNNFTEISAVVQDSMMPTSKVDWMAHEGSDAITSTLDRPLDSDRLRDDYFATQNNSKASDFSAPEKLLSMPSPAVGQPDNLAECTPGVEVVARDGDCIEAVEGDGDASFETSLSGKKRSYTESTLTMQSLNSAASSNADQSKQSVELVPKDDDLLSSILGGRSTAFKLKPTPPVSDRLPAKRQRSSVRPSALKRKVLLDDSMVLHGDMIREQLTNTEDIRRVRKKAPCTRLEVWVLQKQFLEDGVFSEPLFTGLLPEFRCMHSQPRDLSGIIIVQDGGSKGTIESDPSSRLMYAAVETESMMPSGAVDKGKQEHEVDALQKELETFDNEVAKQMSKPDVSGKKVEMEICDQAGGEGNQLVASTAEPTSLVTLVPEVACTLNNLKDNAEVDVPYINEIAEVVVSEDIDASRPPINQDNQTEFTWKDVSTMEKVSESGREDQKVDINVNEKSIDESLLEKVSVDTDAVMEDVQGTCSSAIQDIPVAGALNLEGEGSPKADKIIEEFHLGECRLENEEEVNVSDIRHDDCCPMPNNFLEEDVKIDHSRILENDLSSHEIQLSGKEDLQFLETDPTLMTDPATVPSEFINPADISDFGTEVIEHDTDFLNVDDDNVDEDYEDDTINPEEKRMLDNSGWSSRTRAVANYLQVLFEKETQHAKMVIPLESLLVGKTRKEASRMFFETLVLKTKDYIDAKQDDSFCDIKIKPTGKLLKSEF; encoded by the exons ATGTTTTATTCACAGTTTATATTGGCTAAAAAGGGGCCTTTGGGAACTATATGGATTGCAGCGCATTTAGAGAGGAAGCTGAGGAAGAATCAAGTTGCCGATACCGATATTGGTGTTTCTGTTG ATTCTATCTTATGTCCAGATGTCCCGATTGCTCTTCGTTTGTCAAGCCATTTATTGCTTGGGGTGGTTAGGATATATTCGAGGAAGGTCAATTACTTATTTGATGATTGCAGTGATGCTTTGCTCAAAGTCAAGCAAGCTTTTCGCTCCACAGCAGTTGACTTGCCACCTGAACAGTCTAAAGCACCATATCATTCAATTACATTACCGGAGACTTTTGATCTCGATGATTTTGAGCTACCGGATAATGAGATATTTCAGGG AAACGATCGTCATGTTAGTACCAGGGAGCAAATTACGTTGCAGGACACTATGGATGGTGTGGCTTTTCAAACATCACAATTTGGGCTTGATG AGCGTTTTGGTGATGGTGATGCATCTCAGATCGGTTTGGATCTTGATGAG GACCTGTTTTTGGAGAAGGGAGATGCTGCAGGAACTAGTGATGCTTTAAACAATACCGG AGCGGATCAGTCCTCTGCCAAGGAAGCTACATCTTTCAAAGATGATGAACATAGTGAGAGAGCTTCTGATCTTGCACTAAATGCATCCACCAATTACTTCAATATCCAG GCACCCTCCACCCCCGGACTGATGGAAGAGCCAAATTTGCCTAGTCCTCAAGAAGCACTAGCCAGCGATGATCATATGGACGAGGACCAAAACATATCTGAATTGGCAGCAAAAGAAGTGTCCGGAACTGCATCCAGTCAAGTGGAGCCTTCTTATGTGCATAGTCTTGGGCTCAATTCCGATGGGAATCTCCACCAGTTGGATGAGCAGGAAAATGAACATGTGATGTCAGAAACATCTTTACCTCCAAATGAGGCCGTTGAAACTACCCCAGTTGGTGATGCCCAGCCATTTAAGTCGATTGAGCACATCGACGAAACACATGATGTGGATAGTTCAGGAAATAAACTGGAATATATTCCCCTCCTAAATGAAGCAGTTATGGCTGTTGATAGCCAATCCGTTAGAAGAGACTATGATCAGGATGAGGCCGACTTAAATATGGGTGGGAATGTTATTCTGGCTGAAGTCCATGATCAAGATACCTGTGTAGATGTTGGAAAAGCTGATCGTAATGGCTCGTATATTCCTGACTCTGGTATTCACTCAGAAAATATGAATTTTGTAGTTGCTGAAGAAGTTTTTAGCGCTGAAGAAAATGAAACAGTAACGCTGAATGATGGTTATCAATGTCAGAAATCAGATCAACCCTGTCAGAACCTAGAAAATTTTAATATATCAGAAAATAACGGAATTGAGAAACTGTCAGTTTTCAGTACTCAAGTGCTTAAACCATGCAATTCGCATCACCACAATATTTGTGAAGTGGAAGAATTGGCTGATGTCTCTAGGCTTTCAGCTGAAACTGATGGGTTCTGTTCAATGGGCTTAACTTCTGCGCCGGATAATAATAATTTTACTGAGATTTCAGCAGTTGTTCAAG ATTCAATGATGCCAACCTCGAAGGTAGATTGGATGGCTCATGAAGGCTCTGATGCTATTACGAGTACTTTGGACAGGCCTTTAGACAGCGATCGCTTGCGAGATGATTATTTTGCGACACAAAATAACTCGAAAGCTTCTGATTTCTCTGCGCCTGAGAAGTTGCTCTCAATGCCTAGTCCAGCTGTTGGTCAACCTGATAATCTTGCTGAGTGTACTCCTGGTGTAGAGGTTGTTGCAAGAGATGGTGATTGTATAGAGGCCGTAGAAGGAGATGGGGATGCTAGTTTTGAAACCTCATTATCTGGAAAGAAAAGAAGTTACACTGAAAGCACCCTGACTATGCAGAGTCTAAATTCAGCAGCGTCTTCTAATGCTGATCAGTCTAAACAATCTGTGGAACTTGTTCCCAAAGATGATGACCTTTTGTCGTCAATTTTAG GTGGGAGGTCTACCGCATTTAAATTGAAGCCTACTCCTCCAGTTTCTGATCGTTTACCTGCCAAGCGCCAGCGGAGTTCTGTACGCCCTAGTGCTCTGAAGCGCAAAGTGCTTCTGGACGATTCTATGGTATTGCATGGCGA CATGATAAGAGAACAGCTAACAAACACTGAAGACATTCGCCGTGTGCGAAAGAAGGCTCCGTGTACGCGGCTTGAGGTTTGGGTGCTTCAAAAACAATTCCTGGAGGATGGGGTTTTCAGTGAACCTTTATTTACAG GCCTGCTCCCAGAATTCAGATGTATGCATAGTCAACCACGTGATTTGAGTGGAATTATAATTGTTCAAGATGGTGGAAGCAAGGGTACAATTGAGAGCGACCCCTCTTCAAGGTTGATGTATGCAGCAGTCGAAACTGAATCTATGATGCCTTCTGGTGCTGTCGACAAGGGGAAGCAAGAGCATGAGGTTGATGCCCTCCAGAAGGAACTGGAGACGTTTGATAATGAGGTTGCGAAACAGATGTCTAAGCCTGATGTTTCAGGGAAAAAAGTTGAAATGGAAATTTGTGATCAAGCTGGTGGTGAAGGAAATCAACTGGTAGCTTCAACTGCTGAGCCGACATCTTTAGTGACTCTTGTTCCGGAAGTTGCTTGTACTTTGAATAACTTAAAAGACAACGCTGAAGTTGATGTACCTTACATAAATGAGATTGCTGAAGTAGTAGTGTCTGAGGACATTGATGCATCTCGTCCGCCAATCAATCAGGATAATCAAACGGAATTCACTTGGAAAGATGTTTCAACAATGGAAAAGGTATCTGAATCAGGTAGAGAAGACCAGAAAGTAGATATTAATGTTAACGAAAAATCAATTGACGAAAGTTTATTGGAGAAGGTCTCGGTCGACACAGATGCAGTTATGGAGGATGTACAGGGTACTTGTTCTTCCGCAATTCAAGATATCCCAGTTGCTGGTGCTCTAAATTTGGAAGGCGAGGGTTCTCCAAAAGCAGACAAGATCATCGAGGAATTTCATTTGGGTGAATGCAGACTTGAAAATGAGGAAGAAGTTAATGTCTCCGATATAAGACACGATGACTGCTGCCCTATGCCAAATAATTTTCTTGAAGAGGACGTGAAGATAGATCATTCACGTATACTAGAGAATGATTTGAGCTCTCACGAAATTCAATTGAGTGGGAAGGAAGATCTACAGTTTTTGGAAACAGATCCCACGCTCATGACTGATCCTGCGACCGTTCCTAGTGAATTCATTAATCCTGCAGACATTTCT GACTTTGGGACGGAGGTGATAGAGCATGATACAG ATTTTCTGAATGTCGATGACGACAATGTTGacgaagattatgaggatgatacaATCAATCCTGAAGAGAAGCGTATGCTAGACAACAGTGGCTGGTCATCCCGTACAAG AGCTGTTGCCAACTATCTTCAAGTCTTGTTTGAAAAAGAGACTCAGCATGCCAAGATGGTAATCCCCTTGGAGAGCCTATTAGTTGGAAAAACTCGTAAAGAAGCATCCAGAATGTTTTTCGAGACATTG GTTTTGAAAACAAAGGATTATATCGATGCAAAACAGGACGACTCATTCTGTGATATCAAAATAAAGCCTACAGGAAAGCTTTTGAAGTCAGAATTCTGA